The following proteins are encoded in a genomic region of Desulfosoma sp.:
- a CDS encoding NAD(P)H-dependent oxidoreductase subunit E yields the protein MSVYQPLHPRMSCDPFSWVERLKTSLAHAGRIRDTRLPKELWPLATVVSVLRAGLDELRLLLEDVPEVLTNFASQLQEKALGPWGPDSGKPLALLVQQSLERRDWREKDIIDMILEFLRNCRTELPEDLAAALKHFHEATMESSDRAQALMEGMISEARGRLGGLQWVRSLPSDQKRSCAGPLGPESLVWLQEIMAVMTGCAEAFKARSAEALESSNGSDLWKEFNKALTEVWGSSGRSFPVKDLEKASLYLMEDMEASDANHGFFIRFLIENEAAYRRLLRTCYADETVQMACLEQECDRFNRLPEHAAHRVAYTSKEKKWWLKAFFFRPDVVQCFVEREKVKELYHVLKGLDAKAYLPRVLHEVQGLFGYVTPEACQNIVEQLALDPDDVLRVIASYKQYSADPSGDIIIYVCKGTACFLRDQPELSRRLTLEIGAEVEAVGRYGVQYVEMDCFGVCHLAPVVRAGDRFYGRQQPEDIPRLVSRLIQGPDYENRQVFVARLVEKLMSTRISEPVETLTVHGVEVFPKARREATLRQSFRDESLAGGALILDADGMVFVERPDGDRVQLGRLIPRVFPFKIQHVDGSDRYGAVIYTKNRRLVRGLGLPDLTDETILNAALPPTVCVIDGRVVLSSLENTLFLGPYTDRVFVVESSREYLCVVLKDEGSNVPPVVEEATEEESSKDSDELSFRSAQDRVVLGFAAAAGDPARLASYREAGGYESVFRVLGFRGEPAWSAERIIFEVREARLRGRGGAGFPTGRKWEAMQRAVCRIEAEDGNRDCLKLIVANGDEGDPGAFMDRTLIEEKPHQVLEGMILAAIAVGARYGVIYVRKEYEDAVRSLEDALFEARRSGFLGRNIFGVPGLDFDIEIRLGAGAFVAGEKRAIMRAIEGKPAEPTIKAPSNTVRGLWGKPTLLNNVETFANVPVIIHRGSSWYAGLGTSRSGGTKIFSVAGIVKKTGLVEVRFGKTLGDIIEMCGGIQEGKKLSGVQIGGPSGAILSLTGARAYLLQTPLDFDTFNDAGAMLGSGGLVFIGEDDDVVRLARHFTDWLSEESCGQCPSCFRGTRALGRVLDRVLAGQGTAGDIHELWALSDVVRAGSQCGLGTTAANPVTSALRFFPAAFFHYLLQNPQMGLHELFEALEALRLLTRQDMVRVTGGLRHVEGTNFTLKRHLVRFLVEEVEKIDQYRPTSCRMTERLLRLLGLPRYEVGQREVVMEWRHVA from the coding sequence ATGAGCGTCTATCAGCCTTTGCACCCCCGGATGAGCTGTGATCCCTTTTCATGGGTCGAGCGTCTTAAAACCAGTTTGGCCCATGCGGGAAGGATTCGAGATACGCGCCTTCCAAAGGAACTTTGGCCTCTAGCAACCGTGGTGAGTGTGCTTCGTGCGGGACTCGATGAGTTGCGGTTGCTTCTAGAAGATGTGCCGGAGGTCTTGACGAACTTTGCCTCACAGCTTCAGGAAAAAGCTTTAGGTCCATGGGGGCCTGATTCTGGAAAGCCTCTTGCTCTCCTGGTTCAGCAAAGCCTCGAACGAAGAGACTGGCGTGAAAAAGACATCATCGACATGATTCTTGAATTCCTCAGAAATTGCCGCACCGAGCTTCCCGAAGATCTAGCCGCGGCCTTGAAGCATTTTCATGAAGCGACCATGGAGAGCAGCGATCGAGCCCAAGCTTTGATGGAGGGAATGATCAGCGAAGCTCGAGGTCGATTGGGAGGTCTTCAATGGGTTCGATCGTTGCCGTCCGACCAGAAAAGGTCTTGTGCCGGGCCCTTGGGACCTGAATCGCTGGTATGGCTTCAGGAAATCATGGCGGTTATGACGGGGTGCGCTGAAGCCTTTAAGGCGCGTTCAGCCGAAGCCTTGGAATCCTCGAACGGTTCGGATCTGTGGAAGGAGTTCAATAAAGCCTTGACCGAGGTGTGGGGAAGTTCAGGGCGAAGTTTTCCTGTCAAGGATTTGGAAAAGGCCTCCCTGTACCTCATGGAAGACATGGAGGCGAGCGATGCCAATCATGGGTTTTTTATCCGGTTCTTGATCGAAAACGAGGCCGCTTATCGCCGCCTTCTCAGAACCTGCTATGCCGACGAAACGGTGCAGATGGCGTGTCTCGAGCAGGAATGTGATCGTTTTAACCGACTTCCCGAACATGCTGCTCATCGCGTCGCCTACACGTCAAAAGAAAAAAAATGGTGGCTGAAAGCGTTCTTTTTTAGACCCGACGTGGTCCAATGTTTTGTGGAACGTGAAAAAGTCAAAGAACTCTACCATGTGCTGAAAGGCTTGGATGCCAAAGCCTATCTGCCTCGAGTTCTTCATGAGGTTCAGGGCTTGTTTGGGTATGTGACTCCAGAGGCGTGCCAAAACATCGTCGAACAGCTCGCCTTGGATCCTGACGATGTTCTTCGTGTCATTGCGTCGTACAAACAGTACAGTGCCGATCCATCGGGAGACATCATCATCTACGTTTGCAAAGGCACCGCCTGTTTTCTGAGAGATCAACCTGAGTTATCCCGGCGTTTGACCCTTGAGATCGGGGCGGAAGTGGAAGCCGTGGGTCGTTATGGCGTCCAATATGTGGAAATGGACTGCTTTGGTGTGTGTCATTTGGCACCCGTGGTGAGAGCGGGTGACCGATTTTACGGCCGACAGCAGCCTGAAGATATTCCTCGGCTTGTCAGTCGATTAATTCAAGGTCCCGACTACGAAAATCGACAAGTGTTCGTGGCGCGTCTTGTAGAAAAGCTGATGTCTACAAGGATCAGTGAGCCTGTCGAGACCTTGACAGTCCATGGCGTCGAGGTGTTTCCCAAAGCGCGGCGCGAAGCGACACTGCGGCAATCTTTCCGGGACGAATCTTTAGCCGGCGGGGCCTTGATTCTTGATGCCGACGGGATGGTCTTCGTGGAAAGACCCGATGGCGATAGGGTCCAGTTGGGTCGTCTGATTCCTCGCGTTTTTCCCTTCAAGATTCAGCATGTCGATGGATCGGATCGATACGGTGCTGTGATCTATACCAAAAATCGGCGGCTGGTTCGAGGTCTCGGCCTTCCCGACCTGACGGACGAAACAATTCTGAATGCGGCACTTCCCCCGACGGTTTGCGTAATCGACGGACGAGTGGTTTTATCGTCTTTGGAAAACACGCTGTTCTTGGGGCCCTACACAGATCGGGTGTTTGTGGTGGAATCTTCGAGGGAATACCTCTGCGTGGTTTTGAAGGATGAAGGTTCAAATGTGCCTCCCGTGGTCGAGGAAGCAACCGAAGAGGAAAGCTCTAAGGATTCTGATGAACTTTCGTTTCGATCCGCTCAGGATCGAGTGGTTCTAGGCTTTGCCGCTGCGGCGGGAGACCCTGCACGCTTGGCCTCTTATCGAGAGGCAGGGGGATATGAGTCCGTGTTTCGTGTCCTGGGTTTTCGAGGAGAACCTGCCTGGAGTGCCGAGCGGATTATCTTTGAGGTGCGTGAAGCACGACTTCGAGGGCGTGGTGGAGCCGGTTTTCCCACGGGTCGTAAATGGGAAGCCATGCAACGGGCTGTGTGCCGCATCGAAGCCGAAGACGGCAACCGGGATTGCCTCAAGCTCATTGTGGCCAATGGGGATGAGGGCGATCCAGGGGCCTTCATGGATCGAACGCTCATTGAGGAAAAACCACATCAGGTTTTGGAAGGAATGATCCTGGCGGCCATTGCCGTAGGAGCCCGCTATGGGGTGATTTATGTGCGCAAGGAATACGAAGATGCCGTGAGAAGCCTTGAGGACGCTTTGTTTGAAGCTCGAAGGAGCGGGTTTTTAGGGCGCAATATTTTCGGGGTTCCCGGTTTGGATTTTGACATTGAGATTCGGCTGGGGGCCGGGGCTTTTGTGGCTGGGGAAAAACGAGCCATCATGAGGGCCATTGAAGGAAAGCCTGCCGAACCCACCATCAAGGCACCGTCCAACACCGTGCGCGGCCTGTGGGGTAAACCCACGTTGCTCAATAACGTGGAAACCTTTGCCAATGTGCCTGTGATCATTCATCGAGGCAGTTCCTGGTATGCCGGTTTGGGCACATCGAGAAGCGGAGGGACCAAGATCTTTTCCGTCGCCGGTATTGTGAAGAAGACGGGCTTGGTGGAAGTGCGTTTTGGGAAAACCCTTGGGGACATCATCGAAATGTGCGGAGGAATTCAGGAGGGAAAAAAGCTTTCCGGTGTGCAAATCGGAGGTCCTTCCGGAGCCATTCTGTCCTTGACGGGAGCTCGAGCCTATCTGCTGCAGACACCCCTGGACTTTGACACGTTCAATGATGCCGGGGCCATGCTGGGATCTGGGGGATTGGTCTTTATCGGCGAAGATGATGATGTGGTGCGTTTGGCCAGGCATTTTACGGACTGGCTTTCCGAGGAGTCCTGTGGCCAGTGCCCATCCTGTTTTCGAGGGACCAGGGCCTTGGGAAGGGTTTTGGACCGCGTGCTGGCAGGGCAAGGGACCGCAGGCGACATTCACGAACTCTGGGCCTTAAGTGATGTGGTGCGAGCCGGCAGTCAATGTGGTCTTGGGACCACAGCGGCCAATCCCGTAACCAGTGCCCTGCGTTTCTTTCCGGCAGCCTTCTTTCACTACCTCCTTCAGAATCCCCAAATGGGACTCCATGAACTTTTTGAAGCTCTGGAAGCTCTTCGACTGCTCACAAGGCAGGACATGGTGCGGGTAACCGGTGGACTACGCCATGTGGAAGGCACAAATTTTACGCTAAAGCGACATTTGGTACGCTTTCTTGTCGAGGAGGTGGAAAAAATCGACCAATACCGTCCGACGTCATGCCGCATGACCGAACGGTTGCTTCGCCTTTTGGGATTACCTCGGTACGAAGTGGGCCAAAGGGAAGTGGTCATGGAATGGCGCCATGTGGCCTGA
- a CDS encoding HD domain-containing phosphohydrolase, producing MTGSAAVAESRFEALDFRKARKQSLSGSITFEELGYVVFPIKYLIPDFMVPCNLYVPVLAKGEELPTFVKVLDRGQFYSDAWRVTLKEQRIEELYAEAHETEGLDEYFQEIMEVLAEDEVTPNWQKALVFYNYGEFIARHIFHDVYDGQFVEKASQWADALLGFLHAKKVSISVIYRVFMNHYETFNHSLQVSMMAMAFCGHLGWRREDVVRLGVAGLFHDIGKVWVDSRILLKPSSLTREEFAYILRHPQTAYEHLETMGWMNTDQLAAVREHHESMDGTGYPQGLKGSEIHPFARVLHICDCFDALTTHRPYKKAVTPFKALKLMQSEMRLSFDRHLLYKFIQFLGS from the coding sequence ATGACGGGATCGGCTGCGGTGGCGGAAAGCAGGTTTGAGGCACTGGATTTTCGAAAAGCCAGGAAACAATCCCTGTCTGGATCGATCACCTTTGAAGAGCTAGGTTACGTGGTCTTTCCAATCAAATACCTGATCCCGGACTTCATGGTCCCGTGCAACCTTTATGTTCCGGTCTTGGCTAAGGGAGAAGAGCTGCCTACCTTCGTGAAGGTTTTGGATCGAGGTCAGTTTTACTCGGATGCTTGGAGAGTGACTCTCAAAGAGCAGCGTATTGAGGAGCTCTATGCCGAAGCCCATGAGACGGAAGGGCTTGACGAATACTTTCAAGAAATTATGGAAGTCCTGGCCGAAGACGAGGTCACTCCCAATTGGCAAAAGGCCTTGGTCTTTTATAATTATGGAGAATTTATCGCACGTCATATCTTTCATGATGTATACGATGGGCAATTTGTGGAAAAGGCGTCTCAATGGGCTGACGCCCTTCTTGGGTTTCTTCATGCAAAAAAGGTGAGTATTTCGGTCATTTATCGTGTCTTTATGAATCATTACGAGACGTTCAATCATAGTCTTCAGGTATCCATGATGGCCATGGCTTTTTGCGGTCATTTGGGTTGGCGCCGGGAGGATGTGGTTCGACTCGGCGTGGCCGGCTTGTTTCATGACATCGGCAAGGTATGGGTGGATAGTCGAATTCTCTTGAAACCTTCGTCCCTGACTCGGGAAGAATTTGCCTATATTTTACGGCATCCTCAAACCGCTTACGAGCATTTGGAGACCATGGGATGGATGAACACAGACCAGTTGGCTGCCGTGCGTGAGCATCACGAGTCTATGGACGGAACAGGATATCCGCAGGGTCTCAAGGGATCCGAAATCCACCCCTTTGCTCGAGTGCTCCACATTTGCGACTGCTTTGACGCTCTCACCACCCATCGTCCCTATAAGAAAGCCGTGACTCCTTTTAAAGCCCTCAAGCTTATGCAAAGTGAGATGAGGCTTTCTTTTGACCGCCATCTTCTGTATAAGTTCATTCAATTCCTCGGCTCCTGA
- a CDS encoding GAF domain-containing protein, translated as MTKERSYFEAFREMVQVVSGSLDVHNVLQAMVQTIPRVLGVKACAVRLLDPKGRTLELAASFGLSDAYIHKGPVDADQSLAESLQGRTVVIDDAATDPRAQYGEAAKREGIVSICSVPLKVKGRVIGVLRLYTDAPKSFQKDDLAFVEALGELGGIAIENARLYERLKKDYEEVMSDVFRFVGYRRSL; from the coding sequence ATGACAAAGGAAAGATCGTACTTTGAAGCCTTTCGAGAAATGGTGCAAGTGGTGAGCGGTTCCCTGGACGTTCACAATGTGCTTCAGGCCATGGTGCAAACCATTCCAAGGGTGCTGGGGGTGAAGGCCTGTGCCGTTCGCCTTCTGGATCCCAAAGGCAGAACCCTGGAGCTGGCAGCCAGTTTCGGTTTGAGCGACGCCTACATTCATAAAGGGCCGGTGGATGCCGACCAAAGCCTGGCGGAATCTCTTCAAGGACGAACCGTGGTCATTGATGATGCGGCCACAGACCCTCGGGCCCAATACGGGGAGGCGGCCAAAAGAGAGGGGATTGTCAGCATCTGCTCAGTGCCGCTCAAAGTCAAGGGTCGTGTCATCGGTGTTCTTCGCCTTTACACGGATGCACCGAAAAGCTTCCAAAAGGATGACCTGGCCTTCGTGGAGGCTCTCGGAGAATTGGGAGGGATCGCCATTGAGAACGCACGCCTCTATGAACGTCTCAAGAAAGACTACGAAGAAGTGATGAGCGACGTTTTTCGTTTTGTCGGCTATCGTCGCAGTCTGTAA
- a CDS encoding (Fe-S)-binding protein translates to MGIEGIILQSSLEQFYAGLSADLESALRRAAGEVTGTLGECFLFQETTFNVHRRVEQALEELQRIDQAWSTEAEDLDPEKVFLGAVRHVWFASRDSREHARKVGFFSTQPCDLLPWVRWFLLVENYHRTDPSFHDRRLDRLRYLKSENPEAPCVTHEDVLLWLEHQLLTHENEPLSFIAQKCADQLRHRLDPTLKPEISLEAFCYLLLRCHQFCLAETMTEEHAARLQAVLGWRRFLSLTDLMLVVIQRVIEREPLPNAVSVLEGLMADGFHIRHASFKDPYEADVVSPEETAQFDEAAIRILTPIHELQGHLEEDCRSVSRRWHQQRAKVLDELLSEIRELQDMILQPLPRKHLIAQSLRLFTSWSLAGWKNREDGPRALMDRVRAMFPERILKALVRQRRGYELATRKEWTQLLERECRLQWESYWKEPGSRTFGEADFRVWTRTQALALGSTPPVDINTDAEEMHRILNTLADHVVRFKASLETETVSACLGVPVSFPTAGTPLEFLEHLRDMMPLEKVSLQAPRLQQLSPEEASILHTRTLVQFAEAFYLWVVAQRKKVQGEPLSLSVDQIPSLASVMVPPWEKLAHDLARKAVQKFQDRAAPIYRRQKHPICVDEDECGVHLAHFMVRELKTDVMAAAETGDLEPVRQALLDESTRIMAPRLVQWHMVPEKFLLQWAGLLNGRSGSDELVKALVSILPGMNCGACGESRCTGFALGLAQGRHHAAECVHLSPVHRERLTQLLRTASAQAFSENGFSSAYDLFKNPAAWRRLPKGHPLKLRITRVLDVKEQDVRRRVMDKAMTQWQSLASKPDVCKRPDMEAFYQGLVATIGYEATEKIQPEERQWLIRNGEMRLNKEWERLKNRADWLTMERRLVAGAPSAQREDPEVQAERFYATVPYLHLLGKQDRRRLLAYRLERFEEGFFQWWNQDLLAMNHPQYRIDNWEEFSKVIKNAYWHQENFPAPRTVAEELLREMEHRGDKEVFFRDVLTAWIQPLGEVPTGKQSRGFLEDSGDSGEVQSISQLKAHLERLCRDMMAHEEETGFGKTSPDMDRRLELAWKAFQTSNISFGENFTVSKAEGREPQWIRDMIRELLEEQERERLLAEIVENAVASNRAQWLPAESLRAWISNALRRGIQPSEILEKIFGWFQSFPQWKETLLLDALQKMVSLARWRFLVEAFSGVVLEGIPSTEVDWYERRFPRWMKEVESAVRRRGDFDRERLLHYLFVLAKREGDLDVITALLREIRETSDVIEAAWLQFTNDRVTEPLPAPLSKGFGARYSLLVNRMKDLEPIRRCLQEGVPRGEKPDVVAAVRELQLFMRFHIVRDDAESKGADACFEAFWEEGYNLEGLNKDDLRLAFNREWQNRARWRQDRIWIMTMAVARRLASQSHELYEADKAFSKVRQGLLREEGMEEARDVIQRRGIALGTIKEAMYRELSELLEKERMESFRTRIRQIVHELDRKRLRIVQAWYTGTVNRYSVFHLLRQYQKQTHSPSGEDFRDFFMEQWFQRIERLRASDREDRRHRIREVDEGFQAVLGVSPLVLEKEAERESAEAWNTWLRGSQEEIYRRLGGLSENSQCQAL, encoded by the coding sequence ATGGGCATCGAAGGAATCATCTTGCAATCTTCTTTGGAACAATTTTACGCAGGTCTGTCCGCCGATCTGGAAAGCGCTCTTCGCAGAGCGGCGGGAGAAGTTACAGGAACACTTGGGGAATGTTTTCTGTTTCAAGAAACCACTTTCAACGTCCATAGAAGGGTGGAGCAGGCTCTTGAGGAGCTCCAAAGAATCGATCAGGCATGGAGCACGGAAGCCGAGGATTTGGATCCGGAAAAGGTCTTTCTCGGAGCAGTCCGCCACGTGTGGTTTGCTTCGAGAGATTCGCGAGAACATGCACGGAAGGTGGGTTTTTTTTCGACACAGCCTTGTGATCTTTTACCATGGGTTCGATGGTTTCTTCTGGTGGAAAACTATCACCGAACGGATCCATCCTTTCATGATCGAAGGCTGGATCGGTTACGTTATTTAAAGTCCGAAAATCCTGAAGCCCCCTGCGTCACTCACGAAGATGTGCTTCTCTGGCTTGAACACCAGCTACTGACCCATGAAAACGAACCGCTTTCCTTCATTGCTCAAAAATGCGCCGACCAGTTACGTCATCGCCTGGATCCAACGCTGAAACCTGAAATTTCCTTGGAAGCTTTCTGTTACCTGTTGCTTCGTTGTCACCAGTTTTGTTTGGCAGAGACCATGACCGAAGAGCACGCGGCGCGACTGCAAGCCGTTTTGGGATGGCGCCGTTTTCTGTCTTTGACGGATCTTATGCTTGTTGTGATTCAGCGGGTGATCGAAAGAGAGCCTTTGCCCAATGCCGTCTCGGTTTTGGAAGGGTTGATGGCCGATGGTTTTCACATACGGCATGCCAGTTTTAAGGATCCCTACGAAGCGGATGTGGTGTCTCCTGAAGAAACGGCCCAATTTGATGAAGCGGCCATACGTATCTTGACCCCCATCCATGAACTGCAAGGCCATTTGGAAGAGGATTGCCGATCCGTTTCTCGCCGCTGGCATCAGCAGCGGGCCAAGGTGCTGGACGAATTGTTGAGCGAAATACGAGAGCTCCAGGACATGATTCTTCAGCCTTTGCCTCGAAAACACCTGATTGCGCAAAGCTTACGCCTTTTCACCTCATGGAGCCTGGCGGGATGGAAAAACAGGGAAGACGGTCCAAGGGCTTTGATGGATCGTGTGCGGGCCATGTTCCCGGAACGCATCCTCAAGGCTCTGGTACGGCAACGTCGTGGATACGAACTGGCCACACGAAAAGAATGGACCCAACTACTGGAAAGAGAATGTCGATTACAGTGGGAAAGCTATTGGAAAGAACCGGGATCTCGAACTTTTGGAGAAGCCGATTTTCGAGTGTGGACACGTACCCAGGCCCTTGCTTTGGGGTCGACTCCGCCCGTCGACATCAACACGGATGCAGAAGAAATGCACCGTATTTTGAACACTCTGGCCGACCATGTGGTCCGGTTTAAAGCATCGTTGGAGACTGAGACTGTATCGGCTTGCTTGGGAGTTCCGGTCAGTTTCCCCACGGCGGGAACCCCTCTGGAATTTTTAGAACATCTACGAGACATGATGCCGTTGGAAAAGGTAAGCCTTCAGGCACCGAGGCTTCAACAACTTTCTCCTGAAGAAGCCTCCATACTCCACACGCGAACCTTGGTCCAATTCGCCGAGGCTTTTTATCTATGGGTCGTTGCGCAGCGTAAAAAAGTTCAAGGAGAACCTCTGAGCCTTTCTGTGGACCAGATTCCATCCTTGGCCTCGGTCATGGTTCCTCCATGGGAAAAGCTAGCCCATGATTTGGCACGCAAGGCTGTGCAAAAATTTCAGGACCGGGCTGCACCCATTTATCGACGTCAAAAACATCCCATCTGCGTGGATGAAGACGAATGTGGAGTGCATCTGGCCCATTTTATGGTTCGAGAATTGAAAACGGATGTCATGGCGGCTGCGGAAACCGGCGACCTGGAACCTGTGCGTCAAGCTCTTTTGGATGAATCCACGCGGATCATGGCTCCCCGACTGGTTCAATGGCATATGGTTCCAGAAAAATTCCTACTTCAGTGGGCTGGGCTTTTGAATGGCCGTTCGGGCAGCGATGAGCTTGTGAAAGCCCTGGTGTCGATTCTTCCTGGCATGAACTGTGGAGCGTGCGGAGAAAGTCGCTGTACCGGTTTTGCTCTGGGGCTGGCCCAAGGCCGACACCATGCCGCCGAATGCGTGCATCTTTCGCCGGTTCACCGCGAAAGGCTCACACAACTTTTGCGAACGGCATCGGCTCAGGCTTTTTCTGAGAACGGTTTCAGTTCAGCTTACGATCTTTTTAAAAATCCTGCGGCATGGCGGCGCTTGCCTAAAGGGCACCCTTTAAAGCTTCGCATCACCAGGGTGCTGGACGTCAAAGAGCAAGATGTGCGCCGAAGGGTCATGGACAAGGCTATGACTCAGTGGCAAAGCCTTGCATCTAAGCCCGATGTGTGTAAGCGGCCGGATATGGAAGCTTTCTATCAAGGCCTAGTGGCGACCATCGGTTATGAAGCCACGGAAAAGATTCAGCCGGAAGAAAGACAATGGCTGATTCGAAACGGTGAGATGCGTTTGAATAAGGAGTGGGAACGCCTCAAAAACCGAGCGGACTGGCTCACGATGGAACGACGTTTGGTGGCCGGCGCTCCATCGGCCCAACGTGAAGATCCCGAAGTTCAAGCGGAACGATTCTATGCAACCGTTCCGTATCTTCATCTGCTCGGGAAGCAAGATCGTCGTCGTCTTTTGGCCTATCGACTGGAACGTTTCGAAGAAGGCTTTTTCCAGTGGTGGAATCAGGATCTTCTGGCCATGAACCACCCTCAGTATCGCATCGATAACTGGGAAGAATTTTCGAAAGTAATCAAAAACGCTTACTGGCATCAGGAAAATTTTCCGGCACCTCGAACCGTGGCCGAAGAGCTTCTTCGAGAGATGGAGCATCGGGGCGACAAGGAGGTCTTTTTTCGGGATGTTTTGACTGCATGGATTCAACCGTTAGGAGAAGTTCCAACAGGAAAGCAATCTCGGGGCTTCCTTGAGGATTCAGGGGATTCGGGGGAGGTTCAGAGCATCTCTCAATTGAAAGCCCACTTGGAAAGACTGTGTCGGGACATGATGGCTCACGAAGAAGAAACGGGCTTCGGAAAAACGAGCCCGGACATGGATCGGCGTCTGGAGCTAGCGTGGAAAGCTTTTCAGACATCGAACATCTCCTTTGGCGAAAATTTCACAGTTTCGAAGGCTGAAGGCAGGGAGCCTCAATGGATTCGGGATATGATTCGCGAGTTACTGGAAGAGCAGGAACGGGAGCGGCTCCTGGCCGAGATTGTGGAAAATGCTGTTGCATCGAACCGGGCTCAATGGCTTCCTGCGGAAAGCCTTCGAGCCTGGATCTCGAACGCTTTGCGCCGTGGAATTCAACCTTCCGAAATTTTGGAAAAAATATTCGGCTGGTTTCAAAGTTTTCCTCAGTGGAAAGAGACCCTTCTTTTGGATGCGCTTCAGAAGATGGTCAGTTTGGCACGATGGCGGTTCCTTGTGGAAGCCTTTTCAGGGGTTGTTTTGGAGGGCATACCGAGCACGGAGGTGGATTGGTACGAGAGAAGGTTTCCGCGGTGGATGAAAGAAGTGGAATCGGCCGTACGGCGTCGTGGTGATTTCGATAGAGAGCGGCTTTTGCACTACCTTTTCGTCCTGGCCAAAAGGGAAGGGGACCTGGATGTCATCACGGCTCTGTTGCGAGAAATCCGTGAAACCTCGGATGTTATTGAAGCCGCCTGGCTTCAGTTTACCAATGATCGAGTCACGGAACCCTTACCGGCTCCTTTATCAAAGGGATTTGGGGCTCGTTACAGTTTGTTGGTGAACCGCATGAAAGATCTGGAACCCATTCGACGATGTCTCCAGGAAGGGGTTCCTCGAGGTGAAAAACCCGATGTGGTGGCCGCCGTGCGCGAATTGCAGCTCTTTATGCGATTCCACATAGTACGCGATGATGCCGAATCCAAGGGTGCCGATGCATGCTTTGAGGCTTTCTGGGAGGAGGGTTACAACCTGGAAGGCTTGAACAAGGATGATCTACGCCTCGCCTTCAACCGTGAATGGCAAAACCGAGCCCGATGGCGTCAAGATCGAATCTGGATCATGACCATGGCCGTCGCTCGAAGGTTGGCGTCCCAAAGCCATGAACTCTACGAAGCCGACAAAGCCTTTTCCAAAGTTCGCCAGGGGCTGCTTCGGGAGGAAGGGATGGAAGAGGCTCGAGACGTGATTCAACGCCGCGGCATTGCCCTGGGCACCATCAAGGAGGCCATGTACCGAGAACTTTCGGAATTGTTGGAAAAAGAGCGCATGGAATCCTTTAGGACTCGAATCCGCCAAATCGTGCACGAGCTGGACCGAAAAAGGCTTCGCATCGTCCAGGCGTGGTACACGGGCACCGTCAATCGATACAGTGTTTTTCATCTTCTTCGCCAATACCAAAAACAGACCCATTCTCCAAGCGGCGAGGATTTTCGAGACTTTTTCATGGAACAATGGTTCCAGCGCATCGAACGTCTGAGAGCCTCGGATCGAGAAGACCGTCGGCATCGCATTCGAGAAGTGGATGAGGGATTTCAAGCCGTTCTCGGTGTCTCTCCTTTGGTTTTGGAAAAGGAGGCTGAAAGAGAATCGGCCGAGGCTTGGAACACCTGGCTTCGGGGATCCCAGGAGGAAATTTACCGTCGTCTAGGCGGGCTTTCCGAGAACTCGCAATGTCAAGCTCTCTAG